The Bacteroidota bacterium genome includes the window GATCCGAAAGGGAGGCGTCCTCCTTTACCCGACGGATACCATCTACGGCCTTGGTTGCGATGCCCTGAATGGGGCGGCGATTCAGCGGGTCTTCGAAATCAAGCGTCGAGCCGATGACAAGCCGGCGTTGGTTCTGATTCAGGATGGAGCGATGCTTGATATGCTGGCGGCGGAATTTCCTCCTATTGCCTCCAAGCTTGCGAAGCGGTTCTGGCCGGGCCCCCTGACGATCATCTTCAAGAGTAGATGGGATCTTCATCCGCTTCTTACGGGCAGCGGTGGGAGGGTGGGTGTGCGGATTCCCGATAACGACTTTTGCCGGCGGCTACTTAAGGAAACCGGCGTCCCGATTGTGTCAACGAGCGCGAACATCTCGGGGACGGAGGGGCCCGGGGATATCGGAAGCCTCCGGTCGCTATTTGGGGGCCTTGTGGATCTTGTGGTGGATGCCGGCGAGCCGGCCTCAAATTTGCCATCGACGGTGGTTGATGTTTCGCATGGGATACTGACAATCGTGCGCGAGGGGGTCATCCCGGCAGAGGCGGTTCGTGAGGTCGTGGACCGCAAAAGGCCCGCAACCTAAAGGTTGCGGCTACCGAATCTCGGGGTACACGTTTGCGCAACCTAAAGGTTGCGGCTACCGAATCAGCTAGCGACGGCATTACCGACGCGTGGAGATAGTGCGAAACTAACGTTCCTTGCCAGGGTTTGAAAATCTGCCCAAAATTTGCTACATTATTCGACGTGTTGTTTCCGCTCCGA containing:
- a CDS encoding L-threonylcarbamoyladenylate synthase is translated as MRNVASEIVSKAAEVIRKGGVLLYPTDTIYGLGCDALNGAAIQRVFEIKRRADDKPALVLIQDGAMLDMLAAEFPPIASKLAKRFWPGPLTIIFKSRWDLHPLLTGSGGRVGVRIPDNDFCRRLLKETGVPIVSTSANISGTEGPGDIGSLRSLFGGLVDLVVDAGEPASNLPSTVVDVSHGILTIVREGVIPAEAVREVVDRKRPAT